Proteins from a genomic interval of Staphylococcus debuckii:
- a CDS encoding DUF1641 domain-containing protein yields the protein MAENIRKIKRMEIPPEKQKADDLAEVTDAIAENKDVIIKAIRLMKVLDDAKILDASIGAVESRGFITGKFTKELRKEQYTGVLNNLAPLVFMIGKLNVPNLEDMLMKVNKGLENANQASPNQRTTVGSLVGLLKDEDANRSITYFLNILKGMSREEG from the coding sequence ATGGCTGAAAACATTAGAAAAATTAAACGAATGGAAATCCCACCCGAAAAGCAAAAAGCAGATGATCTTGCAGAGGTAACAGACGCTATTGCTGAAAATAAAGACGTGATTATCAAAGCAATCCGTTTAATGAAAGTGCTGGACGATGCTAAAATTTTAGATGCATCTATCGGTGCTGTAGAAAGCCGCGGATTTATTACTGGTAAATTTACGAAAGAGCTGAGAAAAGAACAATACACTGGTGTATTAAATAACTTAGCTCCATTAGTATTTATGATTGGTAAATTGAATGTACCTAACTTGGAAGATATGTTAATGAAAGTTAACAAAGGATTGGAAAATGCCAATCAAGCAAGTCCAAATCAACGTACAACAGTCGGCAGCTTAGTCGGATTATTGAAAGACGAAGATGCCAACAGAAGTATTACTTACTTCTTAAATATCTTAAAAGGTATGTCACGCGAAGAGGGATAA
- a CDS encoding CPBP family intramembrane glutamic endopeptidase — protein sequence MVLRKDKPAWRDLWLVPIALVGIFVCSAIEMLIALNFHAPFNEDTLNGVGALGQMLSYIIVLIVFYYFHYQEMPERLRAGWHYVRKRWLFLLITLLVVMGVETLYNQLMSMLPEGIGFKETQNEESLASLFKNPAFLPFSFLFVVILAPVVEELFFRNVIIGELGKKFNYIVMGIISALAFAAMHVIGAASPFEFGSYFIIAVALVLVYFKSGKSTAATIFIHLGNNLVSFLMTVFFS from the coding sequence ATGGTTTTAAGAAAAGATAAACCCGCATGGAGAGACTTATGGTTGGTGCCTATCGCTCTTGTTGGCATATTTGTGTGTTCAGCAATAGAAATGCTTATAGCTTTAAACTTCCATGCTCCATTTAATGAAGATACACTCAACGGCGTAGGTGCGCTTGGACAAATGTTGAGTTACATAATTGTATTAATTGTTTTCTATTATTTTCATTACCAAGAAATGCCGGAAAGGTTGCGCGCAGGATGGCATTACGTAAGGAAACGTTGGTTATTTTTATTAATTACGCTCCTTGTAGTCATGGGGGTTGAAACATTATATAACCAATTAATGTCCATGTTGCCAGAAGGTATCGGATTTAAGGAAACGCAAAATGAAGAAAGCTTGGCTTCTCTGTTTAAAAATCCAGCATTTCTTCCATTCAGTTTCTTATTTGTGGTGATTCTAGCACCAGTAGTTGAAGAACTGTTTTTTAGAAATGTAATTATCGGAGAGCTAGGAAAGAAATTCAATTATATAGTGATGGGCATCATTTCTGCACTAGCTTTTGCAGCGATGCATGTTATAGGAGCTGCTTCTCCATTTGAATTTGGTTCCTACTTTATTATCGCAGTTGCACTTGTACTTGTTTATTTTAAATCTGGTAAAAGTACAGCCGCTACTATTTTTATCCATCTCGGAAATAATTTAGTTTCTTTCTTAATGACTGTATTTTTCAGTTGA
- a CDS encoding MurR/RpiR family transcriptional regulator, whose amino-acid sequence MTNILFKLESKYPSFTKSEKKIADYILRRPQQILDMTTHTLANRTNTSPSSVVRFGYKVTDGGFQELKTEVSKYMSARTQPRQLELQANESLETIKRKMLSRTTQTLCKVSDEVNEADIDKVCMQLKQARTVFIFGFGASYVAARDLFQKLSRVGIDAHCIESVHTLINIIATHDARDCLFIISNSGEHNELEAITRVASDYHLFLISLMGKKDNPITQYTDVDLIYGETDESEVRMAATTSLTAQLFMINVLYYRYLSLDFSNSLDLVTQSKMALNNYKKHLSNIEFEH is encoded by the coding sequence ATGACAAATATTTTATTTAAATTAGAATCTAAATATCCTTCGTTTACGAAAAGTGAAAAGAAAATTGCAGATTACATTCTACGCCGTCCTCAACAGATTTTGGATATGACCACGCATACACTTGCAAATCGAACCAATACAAGTCCTTCATCTGTAGTGCGCTTTGGTTATAAGGTTACTGACGGCGGATTTCAGGAATTAAAAACCGAAGTTTCAAAGTATATGTCAGCACGGACGCAACCTCGTCAATTAGAACTACAGGCAAATGAATCTTTAGAGACTATTAAACGTAAAATGCTGTCTCGAACTACTCAAACTTTATGCAAAGTTTCAGATGAAGTAAATGAAGCTGACATTGATAAAGTCTGCATGCAATTAAAACAAGCACGCACTGTTTTTATTTTTGGTTTCGGTGCCTCATATGTAGCAGCGAGAGATTTATTTCAAAAACTATCTCGTGTAGGAATTGACGCACATTGTATTGAAAGTGTGCATACGTTAATTAATATCATCGCTACACACGATGCTAGAGACTGCCTTTTCATTATTTCAAACAGCGGAGAACACAATGAATTAGAAGCGATAACTCGTGTGGCCTCTGATTATCATCTATTTTTGATTTCTCTTATGGGAAAGAAAGATAATCCGATTACACAATATACTGATGTCGATTTAATTTATGGAGAAACAGATGAAAGCGAAGTGCGCATGGCTGCTACCACTTCACTTACTGCACAACTCTTCATGATTAATGTGCTCTATTACCGCTATCTTTCATTAGACTTTTCAAATTCACTAGACTTAGTTACACAATCTAAGATGGCTTTGAATAACTATAAAAAACATTTATCAAATATAGAATTTGAACATTAA
- a CDS encoding FAD-dependent monooxygenase, whose protein sequence is MKIAIVGGGIGGLTAAALLNENDNEIHVFEQHAKIEEVGAGIGIGGNVLDKLGNHDLAKGIKNAGQVINELEFLDDHGNVLNKALLKKGTINLTLPRQTLLDIIKSYVPAEAIHTDSKITRIEQNSSKVTLTAENGSQADFDLCIGADGLHSIIRQQLDPKATVNYQGYTVFGGMVEDVRLSDPHTAKEYWGPKGRIGIVPMLNNQAYWFISVNAKQGDPKLNDFTKPYIQAYYNHYPNEVRRIFDQTSETGILHHDIFDLTPLKTFVYGRTLLLGDAAHATTPNLGQGAGQAMEDAIVLANCLKAYDFREALARYDQLRVKHTAKVIKKSRKIGKQAQMSNGLLVGLRNTIMKRLPSKLLSNQVKFIYKTKEQ, encoded by the coding sequence ATGAAAATAGCAATCGTAGGTGGCGGAATAGGTGGCTTAACAGCTGCTGCGCTCCTTAATGAAAACGACAATGAGATACATGTATTTGAACAGCATGCTAAGATTGAAGAAGTAGGTGCTGGCATTGGTATCGGGGGAAATGTACTAGACAAGCTAGGAAATCATGATTTAGCTAAAGGTATCAAAAATGCAGGACAAGTTATAAACGAGTTAGAATTTCTAGATGATCATGGCAACGTCTTAAATAAGGCTTTGTTAAAAAAAGGGACAATCAATTTAACGCTCCCACGTCAGACGCTGCTTGATATTATTAAATCATATGTTCCTGCAGAAGCTATTCATACAGATAGTAAAATAACGCGTATCGAACAAAACAGCTCTAAAGTGACATTAACAGCAGAAAATGGTTCGCAAGCAGATTTTGATTTGTGTATTGGAGCAGATGGATTGCATTCTATTATACGTCAACAATTGGATCCTAAAGCTACAGTCAACTACCAAGGATATACAGTGTTCGGAGGGATGGTAGAAGATGTACGATTATCAGATCCGCATACTGCTAAAGAATATTGGGGACCTAAAGGACGCATCGGAATTGTACCTATGTTGAATAATCAAGCCTATTGGTTTATTTCGGTAAATGCTAAACAAGGAGATCCTAAATTAAATGATTTCACTAAGCCGTATATTCAAGCTTATTATAATCATTATCCAAATGAGGTGCGCCGAATTTTTGACCAAACGAGTGAAACTGGAATTTTGCATCATGATATCTTTGATTTAACACCGTTGAAAACATTCGTATACGGCCGTACATTATTATTAGGTGATGCAGCGCATGCTACGACACCTAATTTAGGCCAAGGTGCTGGCCAAGCCATGGAAGATGCTATCGTCTTAGCCAATTGTTTAAAAGCTTATGATTTCAGAGAAGCTTTAGCAAGATATGATCAATTGCGAGTTAAACACACAGCCAAGGTGATTAAGAAATCCAGAAAAATCGGTAAACAAGCACAAATGTCTAATGGCTTATTGGTAGGTTTGAGAAATACTATTATGAAACGTCTGCCATCTAAATTGCTCAGTAATCAAGTGAAATTTATTTATAAAACAAAAGAACAATAA
- a CDS encoding LCP family protein, translating into MRRSEDPKRKMGTVPKVLLWAFGILVLLAVIAAIYLAFKIFAVGGSIHNPLDRNKSELRKEKVDLNKGQPFSIALFGVDSDAQRKSEGDGERSDSIMVLSVNPDKKTTEIVSIPRDTQAKIVGRGTTEKINHAYAYGGPNMAVKSLEKLLNVPIDHYATVDMDGMHGMVDALGGVDVVSNATFSTDGYNFVKGEKTHLDGDKALAFIRSRKEEGAGGDFGRQERQQLVLKGIANELTGVKSITNFNGVTDEIQKNVKTDLTLGELNTVRSKYKDANEHVRRHQLQGSGGIQDDGLYYFVPDQSSLENMTELLKSNLDL; encoded by the coding sequence GTGAGAAGGTCAGAAGATCCTAAGAGAAAAATGGGAACTGTTCCCAAGGTATTGTTATGGGCATTTGGTATTTTAGTATTATTGGCTGTGATTGCAGCAATCTATTTAGCATTTAAAATTTTTGCGGTGGGCGGCAGTATACATAACCCATTAGACAGAAATAAGTCAGAGTTGAGAAAAGAGAAAGTAGATTTAAATAAAGGCCAACCTTTCTCAATCGCTTTATTTGGTGTGGACTCTGATGCTCAAAGAAAAAGTGAAGGTGACGGAGAACGTTCAGATTCAATTATGGTCTTATCTGTCAATCCAGATAAGAAGACTACAGAAATTGTAAGTATTCCACGTGATACGCAAGCTAAAATAGTCGGCAGAGGTACAACTGAGAAGATTAACCATGCCTACGCTTATGGCGGCCCGAATATGGCAGTAAAATCTTTAGAAAAATTATTGAATGTGCCGATTGATCATTATGCTACAGTCGATATGGATGGCATGCATGGCATGGTAGACGCATTAGGTGGGGTCGATGTAGTAAGTAATGCGACTTTCAGTACAGATGGTTATAACTTTGTAAAAGGCGAAAAAACGCATTTAGATGGCGATAAAGCACTTGCTTTTATCCGTTCTCGTAAAGAGGAAGGCGCTGGTGGAGACTTTGGACGCCAAGAACGTCAGCAATTAGTTTTGAAAGGCATTGCTAATGAATTGACTGGTGTAAAATCAATTACAAACTTCAACGGAGTAACAGATGAAATTCAGAAAAACGTTAAAACTGATTTGACGTTAGGAGAATTGAACACAGTTCGCTCTAAATACAAAGATGCGAATGAACATGTGAGACGTCATCAATTACAAGGTAGCGGCGGCATCCAAGACGATGGTTTGTATTACTTTGTACCTGATCAATCTTCTTTAGAAAATATGACTGAGTTGTTAAAATCTAATTTAGATTTATAA
- a CDS encoding inositol monophosphatase family protein produces MNKTERIHLDKAIRQWLTGLDEIIPELIHNMRTETKANQFDLVTNVDRIIQDKFEIFLETHYPEHQLFAEEKNNDLIDAKHGDVWIMDPIDGTANLVKQQTDYCIILSYFSEGEPQLSYIYDYPHKVLYKAIRGMGAFENEVMMSTVKAQDIKDMILSYNMYVLNEQTIEDLKAAAFSYRLIGSCGLDSVRVIKGQFGAHINTNSKPWDISAQFLFAEELGLKMTNLEGGPIDFAEAGPFIISNPGCHETILQILNQKGGYQTNFVNKT; encoded by the coding sequence TTGAATAAAACAGAACGTATCCATCTTGATAAAGCAATCAGACAATGGCTAACAGGGTTAGATGAGATTATCCCGGAACTCATTCATAATATGCGTACGGAGACCAAAGCGAATCAATTTGATTTGGTCACAAACGTTGACCGTATCATTCAAGATAAATTTGAAATATTTTTAGAGACACATTATCCTGAACACCAATTATTTGCTGAAGAAAAGAATAATGATTTGATAGATGCTAAACATGGTGATGTATGGATTATGGATCCTATCGATGGAACAGCTAATTTAGTAAAACAGCAAACAGATTATTGCATTATTCTTTCCTATTTTTCAGAAGGAGAACCTCAATTGTCGTATATCTATGATTATCCTCATAAAGTACTGTATAAAGCAATTAGAGGTATGGGTGCATTTGAAAATGAGGTGATGATGTCTACAGTTAAAGCACAAGATATTAAGGACATGATTTTATCTTATAATATGTATGTTCTAAATGAGCAAACTATAGAAGATTTGAAAGCTGCAGCATTTAGTTATCGTTTAATCGGTTCTTGCGGTTTAGATTCAGTCAGAGTAATTAAAGGACAATTCGGAGCACACATTAATACGAACTCTAAACCTTGGGATATTTCAGCGCAGTTTCTTTTTGCTGAAGAATTAGGTTTGAAAATGACTAACCTAGAAGGTGGACCTATCGATTTTGCGGAAGCGGGACCCTTTATCATCAGTAATCCAGGTTGTCATGAAACTATATTACAGATTTTGAATCAAAAAGGCGGGTATCAAACTAATTTTGTGAATAAGACTTAA
- a CDS encoding helix-turn-helix transcriptional regulator, whose amino-acid sequence MNKVERQNKLIHFIESNDQLTAMQLAKKLEVSKRTILRDIQDLEKQGVQIIAKQGALGGYRIQPDHSPIKLELTEEQMLALFMTLNESQSYTKLPYHAEIQQLIKKCLNQPATHIRRILKRMNRYIKFESNPHTALPHTFSDLLIYCAERNVMLVEYELQGNLEKENVIFIGLICRKADWHVVIFDIGRGITKEIAITDIKDISYSFQKTVKTHDISIYNYQKFLNPTDSAN is encoded by the coding sequence ATGAATAAAGTTGAACGTCAAAATAAATTAATTCACTTTATAGAATCCAACGATCAACTCACTGCTATGCAACTTGCGAAAAAACTAGAAGTTTCTAAGCGTACTATATTACGTGATATTCAAGACCTTGAAAAACAAGGTGTACAAATTATCGCAAAGCAAGGCGCTTTAGGCGGTTATCGTATCCAACCAGATCATTCACCTATTAAACTGGAGCTCACCGAAGAACAGATGCTTGCTTTATTTATGACTTTAAATGAAAGTCAATCCTATACAAAGTTGCCCTACCATGCAGAAATACAGCAACTTATTAAGAAATGTTTGAATCAACCAGCCACCCATATCAGACGGATTTTAAAGCGCATGAATCGCTACATCAAATTTGAATCTAATCCTCATACTGCACTGCCCCATACTTTTTCAGACTTACTAATTTATTGTGCGGAACGCAATGTCATGTTAGTGGAGTATGAGTTGCAAGGAAACTTAGAAAAAGAAAATGTCATCTTTATCGGATTAATTTGCCGAAAAGCCGATTGGCATGTTGTGATATTTGATATCGGCCGTGGCATAACGAAAGAAATTGCTATTACTGATATCAAAGACATTTCGTATTCTTTCCAAAAAACCGTAAAAACTCACGATATTTCTATTTATAACTACCAGAAATTTTTAAATCCAACTGATTCTGCCAATTGA
- a CDS encoding N-acetylglucosaminidase, whose translation MSRTFKKRFLIILISVIIAVFAILMIINETNLFKHDQTHTFDEAVQAQTGEGMLNTKEDNGRFVNASKEDVRRAMTIKKHNHNINYMDISEKVPMDKKEVNQILKGKGIFENKGSTFLKAQDQYGVNVLYLISHALIETGNGRSDLAKGIPYKGKHYYNFYGIGAFDENALKHGHSYAKQQKWTSPEKAIMGGASFVRKEYFDKEQLSLYQMRWNPKNPGQHQYASDIDWDTKIASVMDHYYQKYGIKKDHIRKNYYKQ comes from the coding sequence ATGAGTCGTACATTTAAGAAAAGGTTTTTAATCATTTTGATAAGTGTGATTATAGCTGTATTTGCCATACTGATGATTATTAATGAAACGAATTTATTCAAACATGATCAGACACATACCTTCGATGAGGCTGTTCAAGCACAAACTGGTGAAGGCATGTTGAATACCAAAGAAGATAATGGACGTTTTGTCAATGCATCTAAAGAAGATGTGCGTCGTGCAATGACTATTAAAAAGCACAATCATAATATTAATTATATGGATATATCAGAGAAGGTACCGATGGATAAAAAAGAAGTCAACCAAATTTTAAAAGGCAAAGGTATCTTTGAAAATAAAGGCTCTACTTTTTTGAAAGCGCAAGATCAATATGGAGTGAATGTACTTTACTTAATTAGTCATGCTCTGATAGAAACAGGAAATGGCCGATCAGATTTAGCTAAAGGTATACCTTATAAAGGTAAGCATTATTATAACTTCTATGGTATTGGAGCTTTCGATGAAAACGCATTGAAACATGGCCATAGTTATGCGAAACAGCAAAAATGGACTTCTCCAGAAAAAGCAATTATGGGCGGCGCTTCATTTGTACGAAAAGAATACTTTGATAAAGAACAACTGTCTCTTTATCAAATGCGCTGGAATCCCAAGAATCCTGGTCAACACCAGTATGCAAGTGACATTGACTGGGATACTAAAATAGCAAGTGTAATGGACCATTATTACCAAAAATACGGAATTAAAAAGGACCATATTCGTAAAAATTATTATAAGCAATAA
- the fdhF gene encoding formate dehydrogenase subunit alpha: protein MQEHLVITLDGKDYLVEPGTNLLAFIKSQETFVPSICYNESLGPIQTCDTCAVEIDGKIERACGTTIDRPMVVNTTNSDVKASQKEALDRILEKHILYCTVCDYNNGDCDIHNTMDEWGVEEQSYEYKPKPYEKDFGPFYRYDPNQCILCGRCVEVCQDVQVNETLSIDWEREQPRVIWDNDVPINESSCVNCGQCATVCPCNAMMENKMVGNAGYMTDIEPGSLADMIELTKEAEPGYGLLMGVSNGESAMRNEYMSKTKTVCTYCGVGCTFDVWTKGREILKVQPQHDSPANRVSTCIKGKFGWDFVNSEERLTRPLVRKGDEFVEVEWDEALNVISDNFRRIKEEKGADALSFIASSKGTIEESYLMQKLARQVIGTNNVDNCSRYCQAPATKGLFRTVGHGGDSGSSDDLMHSDMVVLVGTNTAEAHPVIASKIKRGHKLYGNKLVVFDIRRHEMAERADYFYQPKPGTDLAWMSAVTKYIIDNDMHDKAFIDEWVDHFDDYYKSLAPFTMEFAEETTGIAKEDLIEFAHNVVAAEGVSICWAMGVTQQDIGSDTSTAISNLLLVTGNYRKPGCGAYPLRGHNNVQGCSDAGSMPDKFPGYQGVEDDEVRAKFEKAYGVALPPKAGRDNHQMMEGIHNDEISAMYIYGEDTGIVDANINFVQSALEKVDFLVVQDAFLTQTARFANVVLPASPSLEKEGTFANTERRIQRLYQVMEPLGESKPDWQIMQMIANKMGFDWNYSHPSEIMDEMASLTPTFAGVTYERLEGFKSLQWPVAPDGTDEPTLYLGGFNFPNKRAKLYPLTFDNFFKQDEEYDLHVNNGRLLEHFHEGNMTYHVPGIKYKVPNVYVEISPELAEHRGVHEGGEVKLVSSTGEVKLMVHVTDRVKGNEIYIPLNNDAEQDGTLGAVNMLTNSDVDKDTDTPSYKRTACRMEVITRRGRSPLNPANFRVDTERNPQYSVQVQKKWARPDYVVPGNQVRHDG, encoded by the coding sequence ATGCAAGAACATCTTGTCATCACTTTAGATGGAAAAGACTATCTTGTGGAACCAGGAACAAATCTTCTTGCCTTCATTAAGTCGCAAGAAACATTTGTACCGTCAATCTGTTATAACGAATCGCTAGGACCGATTCAAACATGTGATACGTGTGCAGTGGAAATTGACGGAAAAATCGAGCGCGCATGTGGTACAACAATTGATCGTCCGATGGTTGTCAACACAACAAACAGCGATGTTAAAGCCAGCCAAAAAGAAGCGTTAGACCGCATCTTAGAAAAACACATTCTGTATTGTACAGTTTGTGACTATAACAACGGTGACTGTGATATCCATAATACAATGGATGAATGGGGTGTTGAGGAACAATCATACGAATATAAACCGAAGCCATATGAAAAAGACTTTGGTCCGTTTTATCGTTATGATCCAAACCAATGTATCCTTTGCGGACGTTGTGTAGAAGTTTGTCAAGACGTTCAAGTTAATGAAACATTATCTATTGACTGGGAACGTGAACAACCAAGAGTTATCTGGGATAACGATGTACCAATTAATGAATCATCATGTGTTAACTGTGGTCAATGTGCAACAGTTTGTCCATGTAATGCCATGATGGAAAATAAAATGGTTGGTAATGCAGGTTATATGACTGACATCGAACCTGGATCTTTAGCAGATATGATTGAATTGACTAAAGAAGCAGAACCAGGTTACGGCCTATTAATGGGTGTATCAAACGGCGAATCTGCAATGCGTAACGAATATATGTCTAAAACGAAAACAGTATGTACGTACTGTGGTGTGGGATGTACTTTTGATGTTTGGACTAAAGGTCGCGAAATCCTTAAAGTTCAACCTCAACACGATTCACCTGCTAACCGAGTTTCAACTTGTATCAAAGGTAAATTCGGTTGGGACTTCGTCAACTCTGAAGAGCGTTTAACAAGACCGCTTGTTCGTAAGGGTGACGAATTCGTAGAAGTAGAATGGGATGAAGCATTAAATGTTATCAGCGACAACTTCCGTCGTATTAAAGAGGAAAAAGGCGCAGATGCATTATCATTCATCGCATCTTCAAAAGGTACTATTGAAGAATCATATTTAATGCAAAAACTTGCTCGACAAGTTATCGGTACTAACAACGTGGATAACTGTTCACGTTATTGCCAAGCACCAGCAACAAAAGGTCTATTCAGAACAGTAGGTCACGGTGGTGACTCAGGTTCAAGTGACGACCTTATGCATTCAGACATGGTAGTCTTGGTAGGTACTAACACAGCAGAAGCGCATCCAGTTATCGCTTCTAAAATCAAACGCGGACACAAATTATACGGTAATAAACTTGTAGTATTTGATATCCGCCGTCACGAAATGGCAGAACGTGCTGACTACTTCTATCAACCTAAACCAGGTACTGACTTAGCTTGGATGTCAGCAGTAACTAAATATATCATTGATAATGACATGCACGATAAAGCCTTTATCGATGAATGGGTTGACCATTTCGATGACTATTACAAATCATTAGCACCATTCACTATGGAATTTGCTGAGGAAACTACAGGTATTGCAAAAGAAGATCTTATTGAATTTGCACATAACGTTGTGGCAGCAGAAGGCGTAAGTATCTGTTGGGCAATGGGTGTTACACAACAAGATATCGGTAGTGACACAAGTACAGCAATCTCTAACTTATTGCTTGTTACAGGTAACTACAGAAAACCTGGTTGCGGTGCTTATCCATTACGTGGACATAACAACGTACAAGGTTGTAGTGATGCTGGTAGTATGCCGGATAAATTCCCTGGTTACCAAGGTGTTGAAGATGACGAAGTACGTGCGAAATTTGAAAAAGCTTACGGCGTAGCATTACCGCCTAAAGCAGGTCGTGACAACCATCAAATGATGGAAGGTATTCATAACGATGAAATTTCTGCAATGTACATTTACGGTGAAGATACTGGTATCGTAGATGCTAATATCAACTTCGTACAATCTGCTTTAGAAAAAGTTGATTTCTTAGTCGTACAAGATGCGTTCTTAACACAAACAGCACGTTTTGCGAACGTCGTATTACCTGCAAGTCCTTCACTTGAAAAAGAAGGTACATTTGCGAATACAGAACGTCGTATCCAACGTCTCTATCAAGTTATGGAACCACTTGGCGAATCTAAACCTGACTGGCAAATCATGCAAATGATTGCTAACAAAATGGGCTTTGACTGGAACTATTCACATCCAAGTGAAATCATGGATGAAATGGCCAGCTTAACACCAACATTTGCAGGTGTAACTTATGAACGCTTAGAAGGTTTCAAATCATTGCAATGGCCAGTTGCTCCAGATGGTACAGATGAACCGACATTATATCTTGGAGGATTCAACTTCCCTAATAAACGTGCGAAATTGTATCCATTAACATTCGATAACTTCTTCAAACAAGACGAAGAATATGACTTGCATGTTAACAACGGTCGTTTATTAGAACACTTCCATGAAGGTAATATGACTTACCACGTTCCTGGTATTAAATACAAAGTACCTAACGTTTATGTGGAAATTTCTCCAGAACTTGCAGAACACCGCGGTGTTCATGAAGGTGGCGAAGTTAAATTAGTTTCATCAACAGGTGAAGTTAAATTAATGGTTCACGTTACTGACCGTGTTAAAGGGAATGAAATCTATATTCCGTTGAACAATGATGCGGAACAAGATGGTACATTAGGTGCAGTCAACATGTTGACTAATAGTGATGTCGATAAAGATACAGATACACCATCTTACAAACGTACAGCTTGCCGTATGGAAGTTATCACACGCCGAGGCAGATCACCATTGAATCCTGCCAACTTCCGTGTAGATACAGAACGTAATCCGCAATACAGTGTTCAAGTTCAGAAAAAATGGGCACGTCCAGACTACGTGGTCCCAGGAAATCAGGTGAGACACGATGGCTGA